The genomic region TGTTGTCGAAGTGGTGGTGGAGATTCAAGATGGATAGGGGTAGCTTGTGGAAGAGAGTGGTGTGGGCAATACATAATAACTCACGGTCTTGGAGCTTTATTCCAGCAAAGTTGTCTCTTGCCGGGCCAtggaaacaaataaaaaaattgtCGGATGATTTCGAGGCTATGGGTATCAATCTGGAACTTATGTTTAAAGGGTATCCGGGTTCCGAGAAACAGATGTTATTCTGGAAAGAGAGGTGGTTGTTCGATGTACCGCTTTGCGAGAAATACCCGCTGATTTTTCAGCTTGAGACGAACAAGAATGCTCTTATTAGGGATCGGGTCATTGAGGGGGATGCCGGAAGGGAGCTATTTTACTCGTGGGTCAGATTACCGACAAGTGTAGCTGAAACGGATGAACTTGACAGTCTCTCAGTTGCGGTTATGGGGTTCGAGTTTGGGCTTGGAGCGGATAGGTGGGTGTGGAAGTTGGAGGATTCGGGGATATTCTCGGTAAATAGTGTGCGAAATAAGTTACAGCACAATGTTTTTTCTGATCTCAGGTTGGAGTTCGAATGGAACAATTGGTCGCCTATAAAGGTGAACTTTTTAGTATGGAGACTTATTCAGGATAAAGTGCCCACCACCATGGCCCTCACTAGAAGAAATGTGGTGGTGACGAATAGCCGCTGTAGAATGTGCGATGAGGAAGATGAATCAGCTTTGCACCTTTTCGGCTCCTGCCGAGTTGCGGATCAAATCTGGGAGTTTATTTCTAGATGGTGCAGGATCAGATCTATTTTTATTTTGGAATTATCAGATCTGGCCAACATTCACAAAAGGAACAGAGGTTCGGAGAGATGGAAAAAAGCGGTATCTATGGTGACTCAAGCAGCTATTTGGGTCATTTGGAGGAGCCGTAATGACGCGGTTTTTAACGGAAAGCACCCAAACGTAAGCAGAATGAAAGAAGAGATTAAGATGCTTGGTTACATGTGGTTAAAAAGTCGTGTGAAGCTGGAGAATTTAGCATGGGTCAACTGGTGCAATTTCGATCTGTATGCTCTTGGtgtatgaatgttataattggTGTATGGTTTCTTGGTGAACTCTCTGGTTAATTGTTTAGTTACCCAGAAGCATtgaataaaactttggttggactttcaaaaaaaaaaaatcaaaaatttataTGATATCTTGAtctataggttttttttttatgataTCAAAAATTTATATGATATCTTGAtctataggttttttttttatgataTCAAAAATTTATATGATAAAACTTTTAGGATATTTGtacgttttttttttaactttaggtttttaagtttatgttttttttagtttatttttttttaagtttaattttttttttttatgtttatgtaatgttttataatattaattaaaatattttattactttatttgttaaatgtttaaaaaaagatggagatttaaaaaaaaaatatatatataaaagtggtggaggatgatgactaggaccatcctcccatgccccctagttttggaggatgatccatccttggaaggactatgatgtggcgcctacgtggcggatcatcctccaaggatggtccatcaccataccatgtagtctAACATACTAAAATAAGCTACTAGTCGTCGTCTTCCATGTGGTGGGCGGGTTCGTTTCCAGCGTTGTTCCAAATATgctccaccaagtccgcttgtaggttgtgatgtgtgaactcgttacgtagagcgaagGCGTTCAAATCTTGTTCTTGGTcactaactggaacagaatttccagtagacgcgtggccggctataaatttagaacaaaaaataaatgaaactaattaaaacatacattttaaaacatacaaaaaaaacatacattttaaaacatacaaaaaaaattaaaataccttcttggtctcgATTATATTTTGCTCGTCTGGTTAGCGGTTGGGACGACCCTTCAGCGGCCGACATGAACACTtgagccgcgttcataatcatgttgtgcataataacatcctcttccgaagatgatgaataccactcggacgaagacgatgaagacatTGATGAAATTGAGGAAATTGAAGAAACGGGTGAAGCCATGATATTTTTTTAGCGAGAAATGGTGTGGAAGCGGGTAAAAAATGATGCAAAATATGAAGACTTTTTATAAAAAGAGATGAGTggtttataaaatgtgagagagatggggtggtatTGGGTGAAAAGTGGTGAAAAAAGGGGTTAAGggtgtgagtatttataaaaatggtatTGAAATGGGTGTATATTTGAAAAGTAGccgttattatttattttttttttattaatgttCAAACGGTCATATGGGGGCCCACACCTTTTTGCTTCGTCGAGATCGTCCGAAAAGGGACGTTGGGGACGGCGACGTatgggggcggcacggtgtttggaccgtcgccgacccgcgacgggccggggccgacccccataccgtATAGCCTAAAATCGCAATAGAATAAAGTCAACCCAATAACGAACTATGAGAGATAAAAAAACTGAAATTGCTTATCAGGTTTATAGTTAAATGAGGTGACGGGAGGAATGACATTTTA from Helianthus annuus cultivar XRQ/B chromosome 10, HanXRQr2.0-SUNRISE, whole genome shotgun sequence harbors:
- the LOC118482710 gene encoding uncharacterized protein LOC118482710 translates to MDRGSLWKRVVWAIHNNSRSWSFIPAKLSLAGPWKQIKKLSDDFEAMGINLELMFKGYPGSEKQMLFWKERWLFDVPLCEKYPLIFQLETNKNALIRDRVIEGDAGRELFYSWVRLPTSVAETDELDSLSVAVMGFEFGLGADRWVWKLEDSGIFSVNSVRNKLQHNVFSDLRLEFEWNNWSPIKVNFLVWRLIQDKVPTTMALTRRNVVVTNSRCRMCDEEDESALHLFGSCRVADQIWEFISRWCRIRSIFILELSDLANIHKRNRGSERWKKAVSMVTQAAIWVIWRSRNDAVFNGKHPNVSRMKEEIKMLGYMWLKSRVKLENLAWVNWCNFDLYALGV